DNA from Nitrospira sp.:
TAATTGGCAGGACTACGGGACGCGGTGGGAATTAGAACTCAAGAAGGATCGGGCCGAACAGTGCGCTCGAGCGCTAGCGAGTCTGGACGAAGCCGATTGGAAGGAGTTGGTGGTCGGCTTGCTTAGGTCGTATGTGGATTTCCGAGACATTACCAAAGGCACCGAAGAGGAAGAACGATACCGAGCTCCGATGCTGGAGTGGTACGCCCTCCTGACGGAGGGATTTCAGAAGGGGCGATTAGCCCAGGAGCAGCAGGTGCAGACCCTGCAAAACGTGAAACGATGGGTGAGCGACACCCTGACGCCGATGTTGGCGGTGATTTGCGCCACCCCTGGAGGGGAAGAATGGCTACTACAGGAAATTGTCAGGGGCATCTCCAGGTGGAAAGACCGACACCGAAACTTGCTCAAACAACCACCCAATCGGTTTCACACGTCTGCCGGCGGTCACGCGGGCAGCCCATGTTAGGGGGACTGGGGGTGTCGCGAGACGCCCCCGGTGTATCTGCATATGCTTACCGTCAAAGAGCTGTCGGCTTGGCTCAACATCAAGCCGTCCACACTCTACCTCTGGGCCTCACAGAACAAGATTCCTTGCCGTCGTATTCACGGCCTCGTCCGCTTTGAACCTGAGGCCATCCAGGCCTGGTTGATGAGCTTTGAGGCCAGTCCCAGCAAGCCGTTCCCGTTGCCGACTCACGACGAGTCCTGCGAGCTTGACCAGCTCATTGAAGCGGCGAAATCTGAGGTCTATACTCGCGGCGGGGAAACCATCACACCGAGCCCACGCACGAAGGAGGAGCAGCATGGGGCTCGTTAAACGGAACAATACATGGTGGATGTCGTTTACGTTTCAAGGGCGGCAAGTGCGGCGATCGACAGAAACCTCGGACAAGAAGTTGGCCGAAGCCATCCTCAGCAAAGTCAGAGTGCAGATCGTCGAGGGAAAGTACTTTGACAAGCCGAAAGAGCAAGCCAGGACATTCCGAGAGTTGATGGATCGTTATTTGCGCGAGCATGCCAGCCGACGGTCGCACTACCGTCGATATGTGAACATGGTCACGAATCTTACCGCGCATTTTGGGAATCCCAAGTTGGAGCAAGTGACGCCAAAAACGATCGTGGCATTTAAGAATAAACGGTATGCGGATGGGGTGAGACCCGCCACGATCAATCGCGAGTTGGCTCTCATGAAGAAGGCATTCAATTTGGCTTGTCGCGAATGGGAATGGGCCACGGACAATCCGGTGTGCCGGGTGTCCATGGAACGAGAGAACAATACGCGGGATCGATGGCTTTCGTGTGAGGAGGAACGACGCCTCCTTGCGTCTTCAGCACCGTGGTTACAGGTAGTGATCGTGTTCGCGATCCATACCGGGATGCGATGTGGGGAAATTCTCAATCTCACATGGGCCGGTGTGGACCTCAATCGACGAACCGCCACGGTGTTCAAATCGAAGAACGGGGAGCGGCGGACGATTCCTCTCAGTCATACGCTGGTGCAGGCCCTTCAGAACAAAGCCAGTGGCCGGATCATGGGTTCGGAGCTAGTGTTTAGGAGCGCGGCAAGCACACCCCTGGATGCTCCCAACCTACGACGGAGTTTCCGATTGGCGCTGAGGCACGCACAGGTGTCGGATTTCCGGTTCCATGACCTGCGCCATACTTGTGCAACCCGCATGGTGCAGGCCGGTGTGGACTTATACAAGGTCCAGCGTATTCTTGGGCATAAGTCGCCGATGATGACGCAGCGGTATGCGCATCATTATCCGGAAAGTTTGCGGGATGGGGTGGCGATTTTCGATGCGGGAAGGACGTTTAGCACAAATTTAGCACAATCGGGAATTCGGCCAGAGCAGGTTTCGCTAAGTTGTTGAAAAATTGGTGCCCCCGACACGAATTGAACGTGCGACCCGCGGTTTAGGAAACCGCTGCTCTATCCAACTGAGCTACGGGGGCATTCACAAGTTTTCAATACCTTACACGACTGCTGCCGATCCCTCAAGCGCCGAATGCGGCTGACCGTGACAAAATCGTGACAGCCGCCCGGCCCCCCGCCGATTCAGCACCTCGATCCCCTGTCGCAGCGATTCCGTGCAATCGCGCGCGTAACGTGGTGTCATCTTCGGGTCCTGATGCCCCACCAAGCGTTGGACCGTGTTGAGATCCACCTGAGCCGCACCACAAATGTAAGCTAAACGGGACCTGGGAGATTGGCCTGCGCGTCATGGATTTGAGCCGCCCGTGCGGTGTGGCGAATCTCGCAGAACTCACGTGGGTTCCCGTAGGGCGGGAGAATCTCCCCTTCAATTATTCGATTCTGAGCAATTTCGACCAGACTACCCAGAATCGGAACAGATAGCATACGACGCATTCGAGGATGAAACAGAAGCTCGAAGGCACCTTCGGTGCGCAGGAGGATTAGGTGGGCTACTCTACCGTAGACAAAGATGGTGGTGATGGAGGCAGAGCGGCGATGGACAAGGCAACGAAGGGCGGAGAGCGGGGCTCCGTAAGCCGCTGGTCGGTCTTCGATCGCGCCGTCAACGGGCCGACGATCGGTCTGATGGAAACACTCGACGGCTGGGGCTACATCACGACCGGCTTCAGTTTCCTGATCATCGGCATGGTGGTCTTCCTTCATGCCTGGTACGGCTTCGCCATGACGGTGGGGGCCAAGGCGATTCCAGCGGTTCTGGCGCTGGTGCATGATCTCTTGCTGGTGATCATCCTGTTGGAGTTGTTTCGCACCATCATTAATTTCCTCAAGACGAAGGTCATCACCCTGGAACCGTTCCTCTATATCTGCGTCATCGCGTCGACCAGGCGCATTCTCACAACGGGCGCCCAAATCGCCTACATGGAAGAGTTGACCGATCAGGTGTTCAATCGATACCTCCTCGATCTGGGGGCGAATGTGCTGGTGATCGTGGCCTTGGTTGTGGCGGTGTATCTCGCACGCCGGGCATCTCAGCCGGCTGTCGGCTGAGTAAACGGCATTCACAGGAGGCTCTCCTTCGCATTCACGGCCAAGGAGGGATCGGTCAGGTTGCAGGAAGGATTCTCATGAGATTTTGTGAGGTGCTCGATGGACTCAAGGCCTGGATCAAGCTGATCACTTTCTATGAGATCGCGGTGGGAATGAAGACGACCCTCGGCCATCTCATCCACTACAAACCGATCACCCTTACAGTATCCGCATGAAAAACGGCTTCTCCCCGACAACTATCGAGGGATGCTGGCCTTGCTGCGTTACGACGACGGCACCGACAAGTGTGGGGTGTGATCTCTGCGAAGCCGCCTGTCCGTCGCGTGTGATCACGGTGGTGAGCGCCGAAGTGCTCGATGAACCCACCAAGCGATACGCGAAGGCCTATTCGATGGATATGACGCGGTGCGTGTTTTGTGGGCTGTGCCTGCAAGTCTGTCCGGTCGATGATCTCTCCCGTTCGAAAGATTCCTGAGACTGATGTGGGGAGTGACGATCAGCCTCGGTCCTCCCGCTCAGCCTATTCCTCGCGAGGACGTTGCGGGCCTGCGACCATACCAGCCAGGTCCGGATCTTCCTGCCCGGACGATTGAGGCAGCACGGATGTTTCCGTCTTCCGCTGCAGACGACGGGTCTCTTTCTCCAGTCGTCGCTCCCGCTGGCTCTGTTCCCGGTGACGTTTTCGAGCTGTACTGTGGCTCATGATCCCCTCCGTACGTGGCAAGCGGTGTGACCAGAGTGACGTTGACGGAACCGGAACGGTCGTGACAGGCCGAAGGGCTGACGCGCTACGCCGCCTTAATGAACCGATCTGCGGTAAGCACGCCATGCAGCTGTTCCGTGATCGAGCGGCGGTACGGCTCTTTCTGTCGGAGCATAATCACGAGACCGTCACCGTCGAGCAAGACACAGAGATCGTCTTCTGTGACGAGTTGCCGGGTCGAACCTCCGATGTTCAGGCGGTATTGTGTTTTCCCGTCGGGATTCCGGTTCGGTCCGATGACGATCTCGGTGAGCCCGTCGATGATTCCATTATGCCCATCCAGACGGTGCCGGACCTTGGTTCCGTTTGGAATACGTACCCATCGCGATGCCGGCTGTGACTGACTCTGTTGGCCGTTGGTCATAGTGGTCGTCTCTCCTTGTGATTGTTCGCTTGTACGAACCTTGTTGGCCTTCATCGTTCCGAGAAGACCAAGCGCGTGGTTCATCAGGGCGCGTTCCATCTCTACGGCACTTGTCTCTGAAGCAAACGAGCGGAATATCTCGGACGGAGGAAGAGCGGACGTTACAGAGTCGGCTGCATGGAGACACCGTTGGAACGGACAGGAACGCGAGGAATCGGAGCGTGCGGATGATTCGTGTCTTTATAGTGTAGCACATTCCGCTGCTCAGTGTAGACCATGCGTGGACAGTCCATGCTGTGCCGCTTCCGCGAGGGTAGTCAGTGAGGCCAACCAGAACAGCGTTCAGATGACGGAGATGGATTGAACGATCGGGGGGAGGTGAGGAGTTGTGCTCTGTCAGCCTTCCGGCAGGGAAAAGAATCGGCCGTTGAATGTGGGGCGCGGAGGCGAACCGTCAAGAATAATTATTGCCGTATAGATTCATGTCTTTACGGAGGGTACGCCTCTGCGAGACATTGACACCAGGCCCTGCACCCTATAGGGTGAAGACATGACGTACTAAGCCTCGCCGGCTTTCCCCTCTCGCACGCCTGTCTCTTCTCTCCTGCGTGTGCGAGTCCCAAGTCTTCGCCGCTTCGACGCCACAGAACGACAGATCAGCGAAGTGAGTCCCGTAGCGATTGGTCCATGGGCCATGCGATCGGCCGATTCCAGACGAGCCTTGTGCTCGCGGCACGATTCGTACAGAAGGAGGTACGTCATGTATCAGATTTGGACGCTTGTCGGGTTGACGGTCTTCATGTGGGGCGCTGCCGTGTGGGCAACCTACGCTGAGGATAACCGGTAGTTTGACGATCCGAATCACCCATGACAATCAGCTCGCAGTTCGGTTTGGCCGGTGAGCTGATTGTAGGGGAAGGGAATGATGACGATGCAGACGTTTTTTATCTGGGCCTCGCACAATCTTCTCACCGCCGCCGCGATCTGCTTCGGTGGGGCCACCCTCATTGTCATGCTGTATACCTATGTGCATGACTACGTGCTGTTGACGAAGCGTAATTAGCCGGCCTGCGTGACGAGCCTATTCAAGGATGCGACCATCGATCGATGTCCGCGCCGCACCATAAGGTAGGGTGCTCGATGCACCCTACCT
Protein-coding regions in this window:
- a CDS encoding Phage integrase, whose translation is MGLVKRNNTWWMSFTFQGRQVRRSTETSDKKLAEAILSKVRVQIVEGKYFDKPKEQARTFRELMDRYLREHASRRSHYRRYVNMVTNLTAHFGNPKLEQVTPKTIVAFKNKRYADGVRPATINRELALMKKAFNLACREWEWATDNPVCRVSMERENNTRDRWLSCEEERRLLASSAPWLQVVIVFAIHTGMRCGEILNLTWAGVDLNRRTATVFKSKNGERRTIPLSHTLVQALQNKASGRIMGSELVFRSAASTPLDAPNLRRSFRLALRHAQVSDFRFHDLRHTCATRMVQAGVDLYKVQRILGHKSPMMTQRYAHHYPESLRDGVAIFDAGRTFSTNLAQSGIRPEQVSLSC